The Thermodesulfobacteriota bacterium genome includes the window TTCGAGGCCCCTAAGACCGGAAATTAGAGGAATACCGGATCTTATAACGGTCTGAAGCTGTCTTGTGAAGAAGATAAGGTCATCGTCCTTTACTTTCTGAAAGCGGACCAAAACCTCCTTTAAGTCTAAAAAAGACCTCTCTTCAACAACTGACACAGGAATAAGACCCATGCTGTCAAGCTGAGAATACACAAGTACCTTTGTATCAGCCTCCATTGAGCCTACAATCAGACTTCCTTTTTCGTCTCTTGCTCTATAGAAGAATCTAGGCATAGTTTAATCCACCTGGACAGAGGACAGAGCTTCCTCGAGACTTGTAATTCCAAAGGCCACTTTCTTTAAAGCATCCTCCTTCATCTCAGTCATTCCCCTTTCTTTTGCCACATTTCTTATCGCATCGCTTGAGGCCTTTCTCATGACAAGCTCCCTTAAATGTTCATCCATGATCAAGATCTCAAAGATACCTATTCTTCCTCTGTACCCCGTATCTTTGCAGTTAGGACATCCCTTCGGTCTGAAGATAGAAATATCATCGGGAAGCCCGTGCTTTATGAGTACTTCTTTAGGCGGACTGTAAATCTCTTTGCATTCATTGCAAAGCCTGCGAATAAGCCTTTGAGCTATAACACATGTGACGGAGGATGCTACGAGAAAAGGCTCAATCCCCATCTCTATTAGTCTTGTCAGTGCGGATGGCGCATCGTTTGTGTGGAAAGTCGAAAGAACGATATGGCCAGTGAGCGCTGCATGAATCGCAACCTCTGCCGTTTCTCTATCCCTTATCTCACCTACCATTATTATATCAGGGTCCTGCCTTAAGATAGCCCTTAAGCCCTGGTCGAATGTAAACCCAGCTTTTACATTTATCTGAGCCTGCGTTATGTTTTCAATCGTGTACTCAACAGGATCCTCTATAGTTACGATGTTTTTTTCCTCGGTGTTCAAATAATTGAGAATGGCGTAGAGAGTTGTAGTTTTTCCGGAGCCTGTAGGACCTGTGGCCAAAATGAAACCGTAAGGCTTTTTGATGACCCTTTTTAGTCTTTCCACATCTTGGTCGAGAAGACCGATCCTATCTATTCCGTAAAGCGATGCTGTCTTATCAAGAAGTCTCATAACTACTTTTTCTCCGTAAATCGAAGGATAAGTTGAGACTCTGATACTCACCTCTTTTCCATCCTCTTTCACGTCGAACCTTCCATCTTGCGGAATCCTCGTCTTTGCTATATCCATGTTTGCCATGATCTTTATTCTCGAAACAATGGGAAGGTACATCTTCTTTGGAGGCGATGGTATCTCTCTAAGTTTCCCGTCTATCCTCATCCTTATTCTCATGAATTTTTCATACGGCTCTATGTGCACGTCCGAGGCATTATCGGATATGGCTTGCGATATTAGGCTATTTACGAACCTGATAACCGGTTCCTCCTCTGAAACATCAAGGACTTGTGTTTCAATTTCCTCTTTGATTTCTTCTACTTCTTCTTTTTTCGTTATCTCTTCCAGAGTCTCCTCAACCAATGTCTTAATCCCGTAATACTTTTGCAATGCCCTTTTTATCTGGGATTCAGTTGTGAGGAACACTTCAATCTCCATCTTCGTTATACGAGATATTTCGTCTAAAGCTGCAATATCAAGGGGGTCTGCGGTTGCAATTCTAAGCACGTTTGACTTTCTCCCTATCGGAATTATGGTGTACGTTTTTGCAAGATCTGGCGGCACAAGCTTTAGGACATCGGCGTCGATCTCAAGATCGTCCAAATTCACAACCGGAACTTT containing:
- a CDS encoding ATPase, T2SS/T4P/T4SS family; this encodes MPRKRLGEILIDAGKLKEEELTRAISEQRKYGEKLGRILVRMGILTEKDIVDALTKQLKVPVVNLDDLEIDADVLKLVPPDLAKTYTIIPIGRKSNVLRIATADPLDIAALDEISRITKMEIEVFLTTESQIKRALQKYYGIKTLVEETLEEITKKEEVEEIKEEIETQVLDVSEEEPVIRFVNSLISQAISDNASDVHIEPYEKFMRIRMRIDGKLREIPSPPKKMYLPIVSRIKIMANMDIAKTRIPQDGRFDVKEDGKEVSIRVSTYPSIYGEKVVMRLLDKTASLYGIDRIGLLDQDVERLKRVIKKPYGFILATGPTGSGKTTTLYAILNYLNTEEKNIVTIEDPVEYTIENITQAQINVKAGFTFDQGLRAILRQDPDIIMVGEIRDRETAEVAIHAALTGHIVLSTFHTNDAPSALTRLIEMGIEPFLVASSVTCVIAQRLIRRLCNECKEIYSPPKEVLIKHGLPDDISIFRPKGCPNCKDTGYRGRIGIFEILIMDEHLRELVMRKASSDAIRNVAKERGMTEMKEDALKKVAFGITSLEEALSSVQVD